tctcaggcctctgctccatgCATCCTCCTCGAAGGGCCCTAGGGGGCGAAGCACAGCTCCTTCTATCCTTTTCATTCACACTCGTCCAGGAGTGTTATTTTAATCTCACAGGTCTCCTGCCCCATCCATCCTCACCTGTCCCAAACGATCACtccacacactgctggtgggagtgtaaactggcACCACCCTAAGAAGCATGATGTGGCTGtatctatcaaaattaaaaatgcatatgccggccgggcacggtggctcgcataatcctcacgcctgtaatcccagcactttgggaggccgaagcaggtggatcacctgaggtgaggagtttgagaccagccaggccaacatggtggaacctcatctccactaaaaatacaaaatgagccaggcgtgttgacacatgtctgtaattcccagctacttgggaggctgagccaggagaatctctcgaacccgggaggtggaggttgcagtgagccgagatggcaccattgcacttcagcctgggcgacacagcgagattctgtctccaaaaaaaaacaaaggaatgataaatgttcaagatgataaatatgctaattactctgatctgATCACTAAACATTATATGTACAGAAACATCCTTAtgtacccataaatatgtacaattattacatgtcaattaaaaggaaaacagccaggcacagtagctcatggtgtaaccccagcacttgggaaggccaaggcggaaggactGCTTCGGGccatagttcaagaccagcctgagcaacataccaagacttcatttctattgtttttaataaataaataaaaggaaaagaaagaagatgtgTATACAAGAGAACATTCATAGAGCACTGTTCCTAAGAACTCCACACTGGAAGCTACCCAAATGCCTATgaactgaaaaagagaaaacaacggGTATATTGATGCAGAGGAATAatacacagcaatgaaaatgactGAGTAACAACTCCACACACCGCCATTCGTGGATGCCTCTCCTAAACATGATTCTGAGCAAAGAAGCGCAATGCAAACTAAAGTGCTTGTTATGTGGTACTGCTTAGCAAAAGTACAAAAACAGGTGAAATGAATCTTTGCTGTTTGGAAATTAGAGTAGTGATACGCTTGGTTTGGCCCTAGGATAGTGACTGGGAAGAGCCTGGGGTGGGGTCCGGGGGTACCTGACATGCTCTTTTGCTGGGTCTGGGTTCTGGTTACACGTGTGTGCTtggtttgtgaaaattcatcaagctgttTCTTATGATATGCACCTTTCTGTGTGCATATCATATCttgagaaaagtttttaaatgatcATGTAGATTTATAAAAATCACTTGTAAAATACAGaaccatgatttttcttttaaaagcggGTTCAGGTTGCAGATAGAGTAGCGCAGCAGAAGTGAGCTGGGCCCATCAAAGCGGGTTGCTTGCAAAACAACATGTGCCATATCTTGTGGTCCTATATTTGTAAGTAAATCAATATATTCATTTACTACGCCAGTGGTGGTTAGTTCTGGGTAGTGGGGTtataagccatttttaaaattgtaattatctATAAATAATCTACAGTGATCATGTATTACTTCTATACTTGAGCCAAAAAAGTTATCATCAATTTAACTTTGAAAACCTGCAGGCATCTCTGGAGAAGCAGCCCAGGTCTGGGACTGGGGAGTGGAAAACACAGTGTTCTCTTTGGTGTTGGAAGATCATGTCCCTGGGGTGAGACCTTGATTGAAAGCTGCTAGGGGACCAGCTGCCCCAATGCCTATCACACCAGCTTGATAACACTTATCATGCTTAAGTGCTCCATCTCAGCCTTGCCATGATTGGGTTCCTTAGATCTCATTCCATTGCTTGATTTGATTGGTTCACGGAACATTTATGAACACCTGTGCCATTGGCAGGGGCTGCGCTGCATCGGAGACACTGCTACCAGTGCCCCTGAAAGCCAGGCACTACCATACTGAGTGCCAGGCAGGGCTAATGGCAAAGCAAACGTTGTTGTCTAATCTTTCTGCCGGGCCAGTCTGGTACAATGAGATGTTGTGGCTTCCTTGCTGGCAGCCACGGATCAGCCCTGGCTgacaatcagatctcatgggagCACGTGGTTGCAGAATCAGGATTCCCTCTTCCATCCCAAGGGTTCCTCTAGTAAAGGGGGCTGAGTGGAATGGCTTCTCCAAGTGCACCTGGGAGGGAGGCTGCAGCCATCATGGAATGTTCCTGTCACACACTAACCCATGAACAGAAACCAGGTGGATGTACATGGTCACATAGTCTGGCCAGGGACCAGAGCCTCCTGAGACCCAGGTTCAGGTCCCATCTGTGTCATTACTTAGTTATGTGAACCTGCACTGATCACTTAACCCCTCTGAGCTACATCACTTGCGAAAAAGTGGGGGTTATAgtataataattcttttttaaaataattcaaagcatTCAGAAAAGCACAAATAGGCACACAAATGTAAGCACTGCTGTGTGGTGGGAGATTTGCAGATGACCTGACCAACAATGTCACCTTCCCCCTTTTCAGATCGCTCACATTACCTGAGCAGAAAAACAACTAGCAGAGCACTGAAATGGTCCCAAAAGAGGGAAGAGCAAGAGGCAATCAGGTGGATCCTTTTCGAGTTATCAACGAGGTTTCCAGTCCTGTTTTCTATTGCTGATGAGAAGTTAACACACATTGAATGACTTATAACAACTCACATTGACTGactatctcacagtttctgtgggtcaggaatccaggctCGGTTCAGCTGAGGCCTCTGTCAGTCAGGTATGTCAGCCTGGTCTGTGGTCTCATCTGAGGCTTGACTGGAGAAGGATCTGCTTCCATGCTCACACGCTTGCTGGCAGGATTCAGTTACTTGCAGATTGTCACACTGAAAGCCTgagttccttgctggctgtcagctggaggCCACCCTTGGTTCCTTCCTCTTGGGCCTCTTTATAGAGCAGCTTTCTTTATCAGAGTCAGCAAGGGGAAGAGTCTATACAGAGAGTGTGCTAGCAAGACACAAGCTACAAGCCTGTATAATGTCATCACAAAACTGACATCCCATCTACTTGGCTGTATCCTGTTAGTTAGAAGCAAGTCCTGCCTACACAAAAGGGGAGGGGATTATACAGGGGTGTGAACACCAGCAGCATGAATAATTGGGGGCCATCCTACAGTCTCTCTGCCATACCCCTGAATTGGTGTCAGCAAGCATGCCAGCGTCCCTCAGGGTGCTAAAATCTCTAATGTGGAGAAACATAATCATCTTCACCAATCCGAGAGCTTCCCCTCAATGTGATCCAAATATCCATCCAGGTGGAAAGGAAGAGCCCCTTCCACACCAGCTTTCCCTTCAACTGACCACAAATGCGCCACAGGCATGGCCTAGTCCTACCATGCTCAGGGATGTACCCTCCGCAGCTAGAGCATCCCTGCACGGTACACAGCAAGTGCACAATAAGGCATTTGAATGAATGTGTAATGGGGCTTGCAGGTTTCTGCCTGGGGAATCTTCCTTCTGCTTCCCAAATATACTTCTCCTCTGCTCAAAATTCCCATGTGGGCCCCAGACAAGCTGTGCCCCTCAAATCAGTGCCCATCCTTGGGCTCCAAGCTCCCTCCCTTCCATCTGGTGGCAGCCTTGAGTGAGGGGATTCCATCTGGTGCCCCCAGAACTTAGGCAGCATCTTCAGGACCATCAGGTTCTTCACATGAGTGCTAGGATCAACCCATACTTAGGTGATGGATACTCCAAATACCCTGACTTCATCATTACTCTTTCTATGCCTGTAAcagaatatcacatgtacccaaaaaaatatgtaaaatattatgtatccataaagagagagagggccaggtgcagtgtggttcactgtaatcccagcactttgagaagctgaggcaggaagatcgcttgagcccaggagttcgaaaccagcctgggccacatagtgaagccctgtctctacagaaaatacaaaagttagctgggtgtagtggctcatgcctttcatcccagctactcagagccTGAGGCCAGAGGACTGATTGagcgtgggaggttgaggctgcagtaagccatgatcacccCACTACGCTCtaccctgagtgacagaataagaccctgtctcaaaaaacaaagagagagaggcttgagagggaggaaagaaagaggaagagaaggaggcacCAGAAGACATGAACGTGGAAAATACAAGGGCTAGTCATACTGGAGTGAGattcacagttaaaaaaaagaaaagaaaacaaaagaaaatgggcCCAGGATTCACATTTGGGGCACAAAGATGTCAACTTACAGGGGAGTCTGTAATGTCAATGTGTTTTCTACCAACCACCACTGTCCCTGAACTTATCCACACTGCCCACTCCTCGATACTCACCTGGAGGCACTGGGGGCAACTTGGAGCTTTTATAGAACCTGTGGCTCTCATGGCTGGACAGTCTGAGGATGCCCCAGGGGATCTGATTTCAGAACAAGACCCTGCGACAGGGCTTCCTATCTACCTGGTGACCTCCCCACTCTCCTGTCCTCCTCCACAGCAATTTATGCATCAGGGTTTTCACTCTACTTTGTCCACTGAATAAAATCTCACAATCCATTGGGTTGGTAAgcatcctctttcttttttctttttcttttgtttgtttgtttgtttaagatggagtctagctctgttgcccaggctggagtgcagtggcacgatcacggatCATTGCAACTGTGTCCCAAATTGGTTCCTtcccggtgggttcttggtctcgctgacttcaagaatgaagccgccgaccctcacggtgagtgttacagttcttcaagatggtgtgtctggagtttgttccttcagatgttcagatgtgtccggagtttctccCAGttggtttgtggtctcgctggcttcaggagtgaagctgcagaccttcgcggtgagtgtaacagctcttaaaggtggcgcgtcCAGAGTTGTTTATTCCTCCCGGTGGCTTCGTGATCTCGCTGGCTTCCGGAATgaaactgcagaccttcgcggtgagtgttacagctcataacaGTAGTGCAGACCCAAGGAGTgagtagcagcaagatttattgtgaagagcaaaagaacaaagcttccacagcttGGAAGATGtcccgagcaggttgccactgttGGCTCCAGTGGCTTGCTTTTAGTCCCTTATTTGGCGCCacacacatcctgctgattggtccattttacagagaactgattggtgcatttacaatcctttagctacacacaaaagttctccaattCCCCACCTGATTCGCTagacacagaatgctgattggtgcatttacaagcCTTCAGCTAGACACAGTGCTgcttggtgcatttacaatccttgagccagactcaaaagttctccaagtccccaccccattagctagacacagagtgctgactggtgtgtttacaaacctttggctagacacagagtgctgattggtgaatttacaatcctttagctaaacacaaaagttctccaagtccccacccgactcaGAAGCCCAGAGGGCTTCACCtctcacaacctctgcctcccaggttcaagtgattctcctgcctcagcctccccagtagctgggattacaggcgcccaccaccatgcccagctaacttttctacttttagtagagacggggtttcactatgttagccaggctggtcttgaactcctgacctcaggtgattcacctgcctcaccctcccaaagtactgggattacaagcgtgagccacggcgcccggccaagcATCCTCTTTCTAAGTCACTCACCCACGAGTATGAATTGTTTGCCCAGATTGCTTCGCTCCATCGTAGCTGATTTCAACCCAGTTGTAAGCCTGGAGCACCTGGAGAAATCAGACCCAGGTGGGATCTCAAAGGTGGAGAGGGTGGGAAaggagcaaaagaaagagaaggggtgCAGAAAGGGAGGGACACAGATTCCAAAGACATACCTGGCCTGTCTGAAgtttgcctcctccaggaagggaAGGCAGCATTCTCCCGgtgctctctccctcctcccccgtGTACTGCGCACATCTCTTTCCCAGACTCAGCCCAGTTGCACCAAAAGCAAGTCGCAAGTCCCATAGGCTAGTCAGACGCCCAACAACCCCACACAATGACACTTATGTGGGGAATTGTGTCCTGAGTCCCAAACGACTGACCCCTCAATGTGCTGTGGATAAGCAGTGACCACAACCAGTACCACCTATGACTGAGTCGGGGGGCTGCTCTCTAAGAACCCCAGCTGCGTGCCCTCTGGGACAAATCAGGCCACCTGGGGCTCCTTCACATCTGTCCAATGCTGCGTTAAACGTACTTTTAAACAACTTTGTCGAAATGCTCAGCTTGTAAAGTTTTAACGTAGGCCCTTGTCAATGCTTCAGAAATAAGCCTCTGGCGGCGcgagagagcaaaactccatcaggaaagaaaggaaaggaaggaaggagggaaggaaggaaggaaagagagaaagagaaagaaggaaagaaaggaaagaaaagaaaggaaacaaaggaaaagaaaacaaaaaagcctcCAGGTCattgctcctctctctctctgtgggtCCACCCCCATGgcaccctcccccctccccatggTGCAAGGTTACAATGGAAAGTGCCTCAGCTGGAAAGGTCTCAGAATGTGGCTCAGGGCAGCCACAATCTTATCAGGAGCTTTTCTGTTTGGGATCAGGGGAACCGGTGACTTTCAGAGGCTGATAAGGCGGGACCCAACTTGTATATAAGGGGCAGCTCATGCTGCTGCTCTGCACCTTCCTCCCGTCTTGCCTTCTCCCTCGAGTTGGGACCCGGGAAGAACCATGaagtggctgctgctgctgggtcTGGTGGCGCTCTCTGAGTGCATCATGTACAAGTGAGTCCGGGTGGCGTGGGTGTGAAGATGCTGCCTCTCACATCACCTTTCTTTCCTCCCgtgtcttccttcttcccttttttttctctctctcttcagctGTCTCCATCCCCCTTTTCcgcctctctctctgcctttttggGAGGCAGCCCTGCAGACATGGTTAAAACTCGGGCCCAGCCTGACTGTGGTTCCCAGCTCCAGCGCTAGTCAGCTTAACTTCTTTGCATTATGGGGCAGAAGTGGGagcttctcccttccttccatcttcctcTCTTAGATCAGCTGGTTAAGAGTCCAGCCTGGGTTTtgctcccagctccaccactagTCAACTTAACTTCTTTGCATTGTTGGGCAGAAGTGGGGGcgtctcctttccttccttcttccttagaccagcttcccttcccttctgGGGCTGCCACAGCACCCGGTGAGCAGAATCCTTGCCtaattcctcttccttctccaaaCCACAGGGTCCCCCTCATCAGAAAGAAGTCCTTGAGGCGCACCCTGTCCGAGCGTGGCCTGCTGAAGGACTTCCTGAAGAAGCACAACCTCAACCCAGCCAGCAAGTACTTCCCCCAGTGGGAGGCTCCCACCCTGGTAGATGAACAGCCCCTGGAGAACTACCTGGATGTGAGTGTGCGGGCAAGTGGTGGGGCCAGCTCTGAGGACTTGGCCAGCAGGAAAGAGGGTGTCCCAGGGGTCTTGGAGGATGGGCCTGGGCTCTGCGGCTCCAGGCAGTGACCCAGAGTCTGCCCCCTAGATGTCAGTGGCCCAGGGCAGGCAGGAAAGCTCACAGTCAGAGCTGTTgctcttttgttcatttattcattcgttCACTCGTTCATGCAATGTTAATTTCTTCTGAGCGCCTCGTTCTATGTCAGGGCCTGTGCTGGGCTCAGGAGGAGACAGCAGTGAGCAAACTCATAGCCTAGGAGACAAACACAGTAATCAAGGGGTCTCACAAAGCAATGAAAGGAACAGGCAACAGGAGGACTACAGAGTGACGGTGTCACACTGCGAGAGTCTGCCACTTGGGCAGGGAGCCTCCCTGGAGCCACGCAGGAAGAGCAGGAGTTTCCAAGAGAACAAGACAGAACTCCACATAGCCTGATCCCTTGTGCCAAACCCTGTATCAGGTGGGAGCACAGTGCATTTGAAGGGGAGccgagagggagggaagaagggtgcTGTAGACTGCGGTCTGAGGAGCCGAGGGGTGGATGCAGAGAGGCTCCATCCTAACTGCCTCTGATTTATCTTAAACAGGGGTGTGACAAGATCAGATCTCAGTTTCAGAAAGATCACCCTGACTTTGTTATTTGAGACCCGATAGCAAACACCCTGCCCTCCTGCAGATATTGTATGTCCCCTCTGTGACTGGCACAGGGCACAGGGCACAAAGCAGTGATGCCCGTGGTTCAGAGACTGGCCTCTGCCATCCAGCAGACCTGGTGCAAATATAGGTCCTAGTGCGTCTAAGCCACAGGACCTTGGCCAAGTCATTTAAATACTCTGAGCCTGTGTCTTGGTCTGGAAAACAGAACCACTAATATCTACCGTCAGAGGATGTTGCCAGGAATTAACACGATCATGTTTTCTGGAGTGCTTAGCATGGCGTCTGGCAGGCCCTTGGTAAGAGGCTTAGTTAGCGCATTTATTTAGTtcacaaatatttaacaaatattggcACCTCTCTATGTGCCAGAGGCTATGCAAGTTGCCAAAATGATGGTGAATAATCAAAGTTCCTGGAGCTTATACTCTAAAGGGGATGACAAACAAACAACCATGTAAGAGAATTTCAGATAATGATGAGGACCATGACAAATTAATTAATTGGACTATGGGGAACAAGAAGATTGAGGGGGCAAATTTAGATAAAGTGGTCACGGAAGGCCTGTTGGCAGAGGGGACATTTGACTAGAGAGCTGAATGATTGATTTTTGATAAAAGGATCAGCCAAGGAAAGATCTAGAATAAACATTTCCTAGCACAAGGaatagccagtgcaaaggccctaggGCAGGAGGGACTGGTCATCGCCAAAGAACAGCAAGCAGACCAGTGTGGCGGGAACAGAGCCGGCAGGGGGAAAATGCTGCcactaagaagaaaaatactgGTTGattggctgaggcgggtggatcacttgaggtcaggagttcaagaccatcctggcaacatgaaaccccgtctctactaaaactacaaaaattagccgggcgtgatggcacacagctgtaatctcagctacttgggaggctgaggcaagagaatcactggaacccaggaggaggaggctgcagtgagccgaggtcgcgccactgcactcccgcctggacaacagagtgagacttgtctcaaaaaaaaaagaataaaaatactgtCAATGCCCTTTCTTGCAACCTGCTATACACATCTAGATGTAGAAATAAGAAAACTGGACAGGTTTCCATCTTTAGGTGGTTTCCTTAGCTTCTGATAAACAATTTAAGGCACAAGCACTTAAGCTGTAACTTGCCTGGTGCTAGAAGATTCCACCGCCATCCTCTGAGAACATGCGCTGTAAGGATGGGAAGACTGTGACAGACAAGACAATGGATAAAGAGGGAACAGCAGATTGTTAGGTGCTTGTGGTGCTTAACAGAGAGCAGAGAGTAAATTGGGGGGAGCAATCAGGGAAGACTTCAAGGAGGAAGGGACgccagggctgggatttgaaggATGAAGACAGTGCCTGGGAAGAGAAAGACAAGAACTGTgaggaatgaaggaaaagatgGAGAGGCAGACTGAGGAGATGACCCAGAGACAGCCCCTAGGGAGGCCCTGACAGAGAGACCCCGTTCCGTGAACTGCCCTGTCCTCGCCTGGACAGATGGAGTACTTTGGCACTATCGGCATCGGAACTCCTGCCCAGGATTTCACCGTCATCTTTGACACCGGCTCCTCCAACCTGTGGGTGCCCTCAGTCTACTGCTCCAGTCTTGCCTGCAGTAAGTGCCCAGACCGCCCTACCCCACTCTCACTCCCCAGCACCAGCCGACCCTGGGGAACCCTGGACACCCACGGGCTTCAAACAGTTCCCACCTCAAGCCTGCTGGAGCCACTCAAcaggcatttattgagcacctactacgtgcCAAGCACTGGGCTCAGGTGCTCCAGGGGGTAAAGGGATGAGTGATATGATCCCTGCGGTCAAAGACTACACAGTCTGAGGGCAGAGAGAAGCTCTCCTCAATAACCACTGCCTGGGAGAGGAAGTATGGGGGGCCCAAAGCAAGACAGGGCCAAAGGGCTGTAGAATAGCCCACCAGGAAAGAGTCCAGTGTGAGAAAATGGCTTCAAAGCCTGGCTAGGACAGGCTAGAGGTGAGTGCtgagctcatttaaaaaaaaaaaaagaatcattggtTCGCTAATGAAAGAGAGTTTGTCTTTGGAAGTCATGAACAATATGTGTTGCAGGTTCCTTCTTCTTCTAGTGTTTTCACCGGAGTTTTAATGAAGATGAGGTGCCTGTGGCATCATCCACATCATAACGGGAGCACTGGCTGGGGGCTAGAGGGTGAAAGCGCTCATCACTGGGCAGCCATGGGCCTGCTCCGCTCAATGTTGGTCTGGGGAGGTCCCCAGGAGGCCCTTGGGGTTGGCTGGGGAAACTGCCATCAGTGAATGGTCCCAGTAGTTCAACGAGACAGGACAGAACCTGGGGTCTCTTGGGCTCCAAGGGTCTAGGGCGAAAGGTTGCTGCTCACCTCGAGAGCCCGTCCCAGGGCCAGGGCACCCCATCCCAGGAAGACATCCAGCCCATGACCTTCACCCAGCTCTCAGAGAATAACAATCACCGCTTGTCCTTGCAGCCAACCACAACCGCTTCAACCCTGAGGATTCTTCCACCTACCAGTCCACCAGCGAGACAGTCTCCATCGCCTATGGCACCGGCAGCATGACAGGCATCCTCGGATACGACACTGTCCAGGTGGGCACCTGCAGGCTGCCGCTGCATCCCCCCATCAGGCACCCCCAAAATAAGCTTATTCCAGCAAGATGAGTCTTGGTGATCACAGAAGTAACCTGATTGGGGGTGCAgagtgggggaggggcagcagagATGTCACAGACATTGCTAGCTCAGGTGGCAGTGAGTAAAAGGGTGGGGTGCGAGGAGCCATAAGCCAGCCTCAGCTCCACCCAAGCAGAATGTTATGGAGTGTGGGGAGAGTCAGTAAAGTCTCACTTCTCTACTagcacctcctcctcttccttcttctcccgaCATGCAGCACCCCAAGTCACGAAATCTCCACAAGCCCTCCCTGCTACTTTCGGGGCATGGCAGGGGTCAAAGGCCTGGGGTCTGGGGTCTGCTTTGCGTTTGTTCAtcagaaacacaaacacacagtgaCCATCTGTCCTCCAGCAAAATCTCACCCTGAGTCATAGACTGTGGCCATCTGGAGATCAGCTGCCATGGTTACCTCCAGCAGAGGAACCAGCATTCCAGCTGACAGTCCCTCCGCCCTCCTTCCGGGCTGATACCCTGGAAGCCAAGTCCTGCATGAGATGAACCAGGGTGGCTCTGGGCCTGAGGCTGGCACCCAGAGCTCAGTGAACATGACCCGATGGTGAACATCATCTCGGTTTCCCCACCCAGGTTGGAGGCATCTCTGACACCAATCAGATCTTCGGCCTGAGCGAGACCGAACCTGGCTCCTTCCTGTATTATGCTCCCTTCGATGGCATCCTGGGGCTGGCCTACCCCAGCATTTCCTCCTCCGGGGCCACACCCGTCTTTGACAACATCTGGAACCAGGGCCTGGTTTCTCAGGACCTCTTCTCTGTCTACCTCAGCGCGTAAGTTGAGTGGAGAGgggcctcctcccacctccccctccagAGGTCACAGTGTTCCTGCCCAGCAGGAGCTGTCCAAGGCTGGCTGGGATGGAGAGGGTCTTGGGAAGCAAGGGATTTGGAAAGTCAATGTCTGAGGCTGGAGAAGTGTGTCTTTGGAGAGTAATAGTGCCAAGTCTGTCTCTGATGGGCCATGTGCACTCCATCTTATTTTACCAGCGTCTTTTTTCCCTTGATGTGCACAACTCAAATG
This genomic window from Pan troglodytes isolate AG18354 chromosome 9, NHGRI_mPanTro3-v2.0_pri, whole genome shotgun sequence contains:
- the LOC107973353 gene encoding pepsin A-5 gives rise to the protein MKWLLLLGLVALSECIMYKVPLIRKKSLRRTLSERGLLKDFLKKHNLNPASKYFPQWEAPTLVDEQPLENYLDMEYFGTIGIGTPAQDFTVIFDTGSSNLWVPSVYCSSLACTNHNRFNPEDSSTYQSTSETVSIAYGTGSMTGILGYDTVQVGGISDTNQIFGLSETEPGSFLYYAPFDGILGLAYPSISSSGATPVFDNIWNQGLVSQDLFSVYLSADDKSGSVVIFGGIDSSYYTGSLNWVPVTVEGYWQITVDSITMNGEAIACAEGCQAIVDTGTSLLTGPTSPIANIQSDIGASENSDGDMVVSCSAISSLPDIVFTINGVQYPVPPSAYILQSEGSCISGFQGMNVPTESGELWILGDVFIRQYFTVFDRANNQVGLAPVA